The following is a genomic window from Neodiprion pinetum isolate iyNeoPine1 chromosome 3, iyNeoPine1.2, whole genome shotgun sequence.
acaaCAAACTggtgttattattactagATTCATCGACTGAATCCAGTGTGAAAATAAGTACGTAGTTCTATTTTATATGTTActtattaaatattaatttttgttcattattttattataactaTTATTTACTGAAGATTCATTCATTAAGTAATTTACATATTGTTTATTAAGTAACGTATAAAATAACATTCAGTCAACGATACAATATCGTGACCAAGATCGTTGACTGAATAGACCCACAAGATCGTATGACTGTTATTTAATGCTTTACCGTTTGGAGAttgatttttagaaattcttCCTTTAAGTTTATTGGTTAACAATCTAGTTGTTATAAATTCAATTCCCTAATACAGTTAGCGCGTTCTATTGTAAACGGGGCTTAGACCTGACCGCAATTCAGAAAACCTGCAAAAACCCACGAAGCGTGTGGAGTAAAcaacaattcaaatttatttgtgTAACTGGCCTTGCGAGGTACAGACGGTAAAATAATTGTAGCAGTAAGTAAGCAAATTTAAACCATTGCATCCGAACGTGCTGGCGAAAAAGGCTATCTGTGTGATGATGTGTAAGCAATGTGTgcaatttcaaagatttctgAACCGCGAATCAGTTAGAATTCTCATTTCGCATACGGATGTTTCTTATGAGTTTGAAGAAAAGTCTATTGCATTTCCCTAAAAGTCTTCTGTGACATTGGAATTGCCAAACTAACTCGAAAAGGAATGTGATacagctgattgtgagacCTGCAGTTAGTATGTACCACGACAATTTCAAATCAGACAAAACAAAAGCACGAGGGAAATCTGAGGATGATTTTAATGTCATATATTTCACTTTCCAGGTAAAGTTCGACATGCTGTCCTCGAaccattttttaatcaatccaGCTTCCAAAATTCTATTGATGTAAGTATTAAATTTCGACAAGAAACTCGAACCGCGGGGAACGATGTACGCCATTGAAAATGTATCGTGCATAGACGATTGAATGGCGTACGTTAACTCGGTGCCGTTGTTGTTTAGGAAAAGATTAGTTGCTTCGTATTTACCTCGACTTTCGCGGGCAAGAATCGCGTGATCCAAGACCCCGTGATTCAAGTCATAAGCAGTTGACTCGTCCTTGGTATGGTCTATTTTTTGCAGCAATTCTTTCAATATCGGATTATCCGTCTCTCCCAGAGCTCTTACAGCACCCCAAGAACCTTCGACTATGGTTAGGCCAGATTTGTTCAATTCCACTAAGGTTTTGATCTCTGGCCAGTAGGCGACTTGGGAATATGCTTGGAAGAGATGACTCGTGAAAGAATTCACCATGATTATTGCAAAGAATAATCCACACACGACTAATAATCGTTCAGATAAAGGAATTATTGTACGAGAGATGGGGTGTCCTGTCATCAGAAACAAGATGTTGATCGTCACCCAGCCAACTTGTCCGCAGAGATCTTCGTTATGTCGAAATTTTAGTATTGAAAGCCAGAGAATAACCGTAATTACAATTAGACATGATGTCGGAATCCAAACTCTATAATCAAAGATATGGTACATACTCAACCATATCGGCACTTTCTTTGCCTTTGGTACTATGAGGCTTATTCGGTCGGTAAAAACTGGAGACGTGAATTCGAATACAGACATATTATAACCGTCATAGGGCATAATGAACCTCATGTTCGCAGCAATGTCAACCTTTCGATTGGCTACTTCCTTCAGGGTTTCTAGGAAACCTTTTTTCTTTACAGTTCCAAAATGTTGTCTAGGATTTGACTCGTGTATTTTCATTGTAGAATTCGTGTACCGCCCTATGGTGTCCAACACCATTTGATCAACACCCTCAAATCGTGTTGAGTTGGGTATTGCGGTAGCCGTTGGTGGACTATGAAACATTGCCACTTTTATCGTATATCCTTCTAGGCCACGgcttttcgaataaaactgATGCAATATTTGCTGAGTGTCTGAATTATGGTAAACTTTAATCCCCCCCGTCAGAGTATTGCATACCGTGACGTTTTCCAGTTCCgtatcaattataataattttttcagtccCGTAAACACGCCACATTATTTTACAGATTTGATGGATTTCTGTCAAACTGTCGAGATGTGTAATTATTACGAAATGTGCTCTAGAATTCCAAGGCATGCGGTGAACTTGATCCAGGTggtaaaaaacaa
Proteins encoded in this region:
- the LOC138190717 gene encoding uncharacterized protein — protein: MVLSLAIVAQWNSGYCRQYQLKSIGNVKMKPQSLEKRTSVWDLLSSILQYEGFVTVTIDPFIAEPLNWYDPFIRALQTKLGLPVSVIQNGQSPKQMPFIPGLEVNWGNCNTSYILIVNGTSARLNFVFYHLDQVHRMPWNSRAHFVIITHLDSLTEIHQICKIMWRVYGTEKIIIIDTELENVTVCNTLTGGIKVYHNSDTQQILHQFYSKSRGLEGYTIKVAMFHSPPTATAIPNSTRFEGVDQMVLDTIGRYTNSTMKIHESNPRQHFGTVKKKGFLETLKEVANRKVDIAANMRFIMPYDGYNMSVFEFTSPVFTDRISLIVPKAKKVPIWLSMYHIFDYRVWIPTSCLIVITVILWLSILKFRHNEDLCGQVGWVTINILFLMTGHPISRTIIPLSERLLVVCGLFFAIIMVNSFTSHLFQAYSQVAYWPEIKTLVELNKSGLTIVEGSWGAVRALGETDNPILKELLQKIDHTKDESTAYDLNHGVLDHAILARESRGKYEATNLFLNNNGTELTYAIQSSMHDTFSMAYIVPRGSSFLSKFNTYINRILEAGLIKKWFEDSMSNFTWKVKYMTLKSSSDFPRAFVLSDLKLSWYILTAGLTISCITFLFELVWQFQCHRRLLGKCNRLFFKLIRNIRMRNENSN